One stretch of Xiphophorus maculatus strain JP 163 A chromosome 19, X_maculatus-5.0-male, whole genome shotgun sequence DNA includes these proteins:
- the enpep gene encoding glutamyl aminopeptidase, whose amino-acid sequence MPHSLSMDLERKEKRYCIRGKHAAIICAAVVVCSLAVGLGVGLTRPSSSTPESTPAPTGAPTGAPTEPPPDRGPCLASSDSSGDWKNFRLPDYVKPIHYDLHLEPNLVDDTYTGTVDIQVEVSRPTRHLWLHIRETFVSAKPRLKVQDSHGVQREVEVSHCFEYKAEQYVVLEAAEELSATDTGEVYVLSLDFQGWLNGSVVGFYSVVYTEEGKTKKIAATDHEPTDARKSFPCFDEPNKKATYKISITHDKNYGALSNMPPEGSPEELPGNKLKTTFQKSIPMSTYLVCFAVHQFGYVERTSASNIPLRIYAQPSQLKTAEYAANVTKVIFDHFEEYFNMSYSISKLDKIAIPDFGTGAMENWGLITYRETNLLYDEEESSSSNKQRVASVIAHELVHQWFGNIVTMDWWDDLWLNEGFASFFEYIGVEEAEPTWDMRDIVIISDVLPVMVDDALVSSHPIIVDVSSPAEITSVFDGISYSKGASVLRMLEDWMGRDAFRDGCRKYLKDFYFKNAKTANFWASLAEVSNLPVAEVMDTWTKQMGYPVVDVTISETNAKLTQKRFLLDPSADPSKPSSPFQYKWTIPVKWYSVKSNKIEETMFNKSTAEHAIIDYSPSADGLLKINNDHIGFYRVNHEDSMWTVISQLLQDNHTTLDAADRTSFIDDVFALARADIVDYGNAFNLTKYLREESEYIVWSRVASSIAYVRDMLSNNEALYEKFQTLFGELVKPIATRLRWTDEGTQTERLLRETVLSIACQMEDADALKEASDIFEQWIDDPLRSVPVNLRLLVYRYGMKRSGSPEHWNQMFQRYKDATLAQEKDKLLYGLASVEDIDLLYKLLEATKDETVVKSQDLFTVVRYVSYNPVGRTMAWDWTTLNWDYLVNRYTINDRNLGRLPNRITTTYNTKMQLWQMENFFNLTKDAGAGEMPRKQALETVRNNIEWIQKNEAEIEAWLGSNVP is encoded by the exons ATGCCCCACAGCTTGTCCATGGACTTGGAGAGAAAGGAGAAGCGGTACTGCATTCGAGGCAAACATGCAGCCATCATCTGTGCAGCGGTAGTGGTTTGCTCCTTGGCTGTTGGTTTAGGGGTTGGACTCACTAGACCCTCCTCCTCCACTCCAGAATCCACACCAGCCCCTACTGGAGCCCCTACTGGAGCCCCAACAGAGCCCCCTCCTGACAGGGGGCCCTGTCTGGCTTCGTCAGACTCCAGCGGGGACTGGAAAAACTTCCGTCTGCCCGATTACGTGAAGCCGATCCACTACGACCTGCACCTGGAGCCAAACCTGGTGGATGACACCTACACGGGCACAGTGGACATCCAGGTGGAGGTGAGCCGACCCACCCGCCACCTGTGGCTGCACATCAGGGAGACGTTCGTCAGCGCCAAGCCCAGGCTGAAGGTGCAGGACAGCCACGGGGTGCAGAGGGAGGTGGAGGTCAGCCACTGCTTTGAATACAAAGCTGAGCAGTATGTGGTGCTGGAGGCAGCGGAGGAGCTGTCCGCCACCGACACAGGAGAGGTTTACGTGCTCAGTCTGGACTTCCAGGGCTGGCTCAACGGATCGGTGGTGGGGTTCTACAGCGTCGTCTACACAGAGGAGGGGAAGACCAA GAAGATTGCTGCAACTGATCACGAGCCGACAGATGCCCGGAAATCATTCCCCTGCTTCGACGAACCAAACAAGAAAGCCACCTATAAAATCTCCATCACTCATGACAAAAACTACGGCGCTCTTTCCAACATGCCGCCAGAG GGTTCTCCTGAAGAACTGCCAGGCAATAAACTAAAAACCACCTTCCAGAAATCCATTCCAATGAGCACCTActtggtttgttttgctgtccACCAGTTTGGTTATGTGGAAAGAACCTCTGCCAGCAACATTCCT ttgaGGATCTACGCCCAGCCCAGCCAGTTAAAAACTGCAGAATATGCAGCAAACGTGACGAAGGTCATCTTTGATCACTTTGAGGAGTATTTCAACATGTCGTACTCCATCTCCAAACTGG ATAAGATAGCCATCCCTGACTTTGGTACCGGTGCCATGGAGAACTGGGGCCTCATCACCTACAGGGAGACCAACCTGCTGTACGACGAGGAAGAGTCGTCCTCCTCCAACAAGCAGCGAGTGGCGAGCGTTATCGCCCATGAACTGGTTCACCAG TGGTTTGGTAACATCGTCACAATGGATTGGTGGGACGACCTCTGGCTCAACGAGGGCTTCGCCAGTTTCTTCGAGTACATCGGCGTTGAAGAGGCCGAGCCGACCTGGGACATG AGAGACATCGTGATCATCAGTGACGTGCTTCCTGTCATGGTGGACGACGCCCTCGTTTCCTCTCATCCAATCATTGTCGACGTATCGAGCCCGGCGGAAATCACCTCTGTGTTTGATGGCATCTCCTACAGCAAG GGAGCTTCTGTTCTCCGCATGCTGGAGGACTGGATGGGAAGGGATGCGTTCAGAGACGGCTGCAGG aaatatttaaaggaCTTCTACTTCAAGAACGCCAAAACAGCCAATTTCTGGGCTTCTCTGGCTGAA GTGAGCAACTTACCTGTTGCAGAGGTGATGGACACCTGGACCAAACAGATGGGCTATCCGGTCGTAGATGTCACCATCTCAGAGACAAACGCCAAACTGACCCAGAAGCGTTTCCTCCTGGACCCCTCGGCTGACCCCAGCAAGCCTTCTTCACCTTTCCA ATACAAGTGGACCATTCCTGTCAAATGGTACTCCGTGAAAAGCAACAAGATAGAGGAGACGATGTTTAACAAGAGCACTGCCG aaCATGCCATCATTGACTATTCGCCCTCAGCAGACGGACTGCTGAAGATAAATAACGACCATATTGGGTTCTACAGAGTCAACCATGAAGACAGCATGTGGACTGTAATCAGTCAGCTGCTCCAGGACAACCACACG ACGTTGGATGCAGCCGACCGAACGAGCTTCATCGATGACGTTTTTGCTCTGGCGAG ggCTGATATTGTCGATTACGGTAATGCCTTCAATCTCACAAAGTACCTGAGGGAAGAGTCGGAGTACATCGTTTGGAGTCGTGTGGCTTCATCCATCGCCTACGTTCGGGACATGTTGTCCAACAACGAAGCTCTCTACGAAAAATTTCAG ACACTGTTTGGCGAACTGGTTAAACCAATTGCGACACGACTCAGGTGGACAGATGAGGGCACACAAACGGAGAG GTTGCTGAGGGAAACTGTCCTCAGCATTGCATGTCAGATGGAAGATGCAGACGCACTGAAAGAAGCATCAGATATTTTTGAACAGTGGATCGACGATCCTCTCAG AAGCGTCCCGGTGAACCTGAGGCTGCTGGTGTACCGCTACGGCATGAAGAGGTCGGGCAGTCCGGAGCACTGGAACCAGATGTTCCAGAGGTACAAAGACGCGACTCTGGCTCAGGAGAAGGACAAGCTTCTGTATGGACTGGCATCGGTGGAGGACATAGACCTTCTgtacaa GCTCCTGGAGGCCACCAAAGATGAAACCGTGGTGAAGAGTCAGGATCTGTTCACTGTGGTGCGGTATGTGTCGTACAACCCAGTGGGTCGGACCATGGCCTGGGACTGGACCACGTTGAATTGGGACTACCTGGTCAATAG ATACACCATCAACGACAGGAACCTCGGCCGGCTGCCCAATCGGATCACAACCACCTACAACACCAAGATGCAGCTGTggcag ATGGAGAATTTCTTCAATCTGACTAAAGATGCCGGAGCCGGAGAAATGCCCAGGAAGCAGGCGCTGGAGACGGTGAGGAACAACATCGAGTGGATCCAGAAGAACGAGGCCGAGATCGAAGCGTGGCTAGGGAGCAATGTGccctag